The genomic window TCGGTGTCGTTCGTCGGGCTGCGCGTGCCCCGGTCGAGGCAGGAGCGGGGCGGCAGTGGTGCGCCGTGCATGCTCATGCGCGGCCTCCCGTGGGGTCGGTGGCCCAGAGCAGAAGGGCGATGGCATCCGCCTCGTTGTCGTCGGCCGGCGCGAAGCCGCGGGCCTGGATGGCGGCGACCATCTTCGCCTTGTCGGCGTTGCCCTTGCCGGTGGCGTAGCGCTTGATCGTGCCGACCGGGACGCCCTCGTAGGGGACGTCGTGCTCCTCGCACCAGGCGCTCAGCATGCCAAGGAAGCCGCCGTAGACGTGTGCCGCGTCGGTGCCGGCATGCGCCCGGACTTCCTCGAACACGATCCGCGCCACACCGCCGGACAGTGCGGCGACCTCGGCCAGCCATCTGCGGAAGCGCAGGAAGCGCATCCCGCCGCCCTCGAACCTGGTCGGCTTGAAGGTCATGATGCCGGAGGTGATACCGCCATCACGCGACCGCAGTGCCCAGCCGGTGGTGGTGCCGAGATCGAGGGCGAGCACGGCGTGGTGCGCCAGGCTGGTCGCAGGCGGGAGGGCGATGGGCGGGCGGCTTGCGTGCACGGCGGGCATGGTGAGAGTCGCGGGTGCCATGGTGGTCTCCGAAAGGGGATCGTCCTGGTGAGGGCGGCGACGGCACGGTTCTTGGCGGAGCTCGCCGTCGCTGCCCGGCATTTCGGGTGGGCCTGTATCCGGCGGTCCGATCGCTGGCGGCCGGTGCCGCCCCAACCCAGGACCCAACCGGGTCCAACCTGCGCCGACCTGGCAGGAAGTACTTTCACGCGAAATCAACGTGTTACGCGGGCGTGTCCCAACGTCCCAACCTGGGCCGACATCCCCTAAACCTATAAGGAGAATGTATGTCCGGCCCGACCCAGACCTTCCGCATCTAGGTTTCAGACCCGTTGGGACGGTTGGGACGTTGGGACCGGCGGCCGCAACCATCTGCTTTCGCGTGCAGATTTTGTGTCCCAACCTCGAAGAGGGGGTTGGGACCGCGGGGCGAGGTTGGGACAGCATCGGGGAAGCTGACATCACGAGCCGCCCTGCGAGCGCGGCGCCCGGTAGCGCCACTCCCGCGCATCCCGGCCCGAGGCACCGGATTTGTACCGCTCCCACTTCCTTGCCTTCAGGAAGCTGGAGACGCGCATCTGGTCTGCCCGGGTCCATTTCGCCGGTTCGATGCTGAGCGCCTTCTCCAGCACCTCGCCCACGGAGACGTCGGTCAATGGCGTCGGGCGGGGGACATGGCGGTCCTGCCAATCGTCATAGCCCCCGAAGCCGACATTCACGCTGCGGCGCTCGGAGACGAGCCAGCGCTCGATCAGTGCGTCCCAGGCATCCGGCTCGTAGCGGGCCTCCTGTTCGGCGGTGGCGGTGGCGATGAGGTCGCGGTTCTCCAGCCACCACGGCGCACCCGCGTTGAACCGCGCGACAGCCTCAGCCCAAAGCT from Roseococcus microcysteis includes these protein-coding regions:
- a CDS encoding crossover junction endodeoxyribonuclease RuvC; its protein translation is MPAVHASRPPIALPPATSLAHHAVLALDLGTTTGWALRSRDGGITSGIMTFKPTRFEGGGMRFLRFRRWLAEVAALSGGVARIVFEEVRAHAGTDAAHVYGGFLGMLSAWCEEHDVPYEGVPVGTIKRYATGKGNADKAKMVAAIQARGFAPADDNEADAIALLLWATDPTGGRA